The region GCGCACCTTGGTTCTGTCGACGATCTTGTGATGCGGACGGTTCAGCGGGACGGCCAGTGCGCTGGTGATTATGCTGCGCGTGTTCTGGTGACGTCCTGGAAGAGTTGTTTCCGCATCTGGCCGACCTGGTGGTCGAGCGCGTTGAACGCCAGGCGGATGCAGTGGTGTTGTGTGGCCGGGTGCGGTCGGCTGCCGCATCGTGTCCGTGGTGCGGGCAGATGTCCGACCGGGTGCACGGCGGTTATCTCCGGCGTCTGCGGGATGCCGCCGTGGGCGGTACTGGTGTCGTGATCGTGTTACGGGTACGGCGCTTCCGCTGCACCAACGGAGACTGCCATGCCGTGACGTTCGCCGAGCAGGTGACCGGGCTCACGACCCCGCACAGCCGCTACACCCCGCTGCTGCGCGGTTTGCTGACCCAGATCGGCCTGGCCCTGTCGGGCCGGGCGGGAGTACGGCTGGCGGCCGCGGCCGGCCTGACGGTGGGCCGGGACACCCTGCTGAAGCTGGTGAAGGCGCTGCCCGACCCCGACATGGGGCCGGTGGAGGTGCTGGGGGTGGACGACTTCGCTTTCCGTAAGGGATACCACTACGGCACCGTGCTGATCGACATGGCCACGCGGCGCCCGCTGCACCTGTTCGACGGCCGCGAAGGTGGGGACCTGGCGGCCTGGCTGCGACAGCACCCCGAGGCCAGGGTGATCTGCCGGGACCGCTCCGGCGGCTACGGGGAAGGCGCCCGGCTGGGGGCACCCCAGGCAGCACAGGTCGCCGACCGGTTCCACCTGTGGCAGAACCTCGGCCAGGCCGTGGAGAAGACGGTCAGCACCCATCGGGCCCGCCTCGCCGAACCCGCGACCGCGCCACCGGCTGGGCCCACGCCGCAGGTGGTGCAGCCACCAGCGGAGCTGAAGATCGTCACCCGGCTGCGGACCCGGTACGCCGCGGTGCACAAGCTGCGCGCCGAGGGGCTGTCGAAGGCGGCGATCGGCCGCAAACTCGGCCTGTGCCAGGCCACCGTCGGCAAACTCGCCGACGCCCGCACCGTGGACGACGTGATCGCCAAGAGCCAGCACCGCGCCCACATCGTCGATCCGTACACCGGATACCTGCACCGCCGCTGGCACGAAGGCGTACGCAACGCCGCCCAGCTCTTTCGCGAGATCCAGGAACTCGGCTACCCCGGAGGTGAGTTGGCCGTCCAGCGTTACCTGCGGCGGTACCGGACAGGACGCGGGCACGCCCCGCATCCCGGCCCGAAGCCGCCCCCGGTCCGCGAGGTCACCTCCTGGATCACGACCCACCCCGACCACCTCAGCGAGGACGACGCCGCCAAACTACGAGGGCTCCGGGACCGGGACGCTGAGCTCGACCGGCTCACCAGCCACGTCAGGGCCTTCGCCGCGATGATGACCGGCCGGCACGGCGACCGCCTGAAGGAGCGGATCACCAGCGTCGAGCAGGACCCCCTGCCGCCGCTG is a window of Carbonactinospora thermoautotrophica DNA encoding:
- a CDS encoding ISL3 family transposase, yielding MVERVERQADAVVLCGRVRSAAASCPWCGQMSDRVHGGYLRRLRDAAVGGTGVVIVLRVRRFRCTNGDCHAVTFAEQVTGLTTPHSRYTPLLRGLLTQIGLALSGRAGVRLAAAAGLTVGRDTLLKLVKALPDPDMGPVEVLGVDDFAFRKGYHYGTVLIDMATRRPLHLFDGREGGDLAAWLRQHPEARVICRDRSGGYGEGARLGAPQAAQVADRFHLWQNLGQAVEKTVSTHRARLAEPATAPPAGPTPQVVQPPAELKIVTRLRTRYAAVHKLRAEGLSKAAIGRKLGLCQATVGKLADARTVDDVIAKSQHRAHIVDPYTGYLHRRWHEGVRNAAQLFREIQELGYPGGELAVQRYLRRYRTGRGHAPHPGPKPPPVREVTSWITTHPDHLSEDDAAKLRGLRDRDAELDRLTSHVRAFAAMMTGRHGDRLKERITSVEQDPLPPLASFARNLRRDLDAVRNGLSLPYSSGAVEGNINRLKMLKRQMFGRAGLDLLRTRVLLAR